The genomic window CCAATTTACTAACTAATTGCAGCGCTTCTATGGCTTCAGTGTCAGTAACAGCAGCATATTCAGCACGTCCAATTTCTTTGAAGTAACTATGCTCCGGCCCAACCCCTGGATAATCAAGACCTGCGCTAATGGAATGAGCCTCCTCAACTTGCCCATCTTTGTCTTGTAGTAAGAGACTCATCGCGCCGTGGAGAACTCCTATTCTTCCTTCAGTAATTGTCGCTGCATGGCGACCTGTTTCGACTCCATCTCCCGCAGCTTCAACTCCAATCATTCTCACACTTTTGTCTTCAACAAAAGAATGGAAAAGACCCATCGCATTCGATCCCCCACCAACACAAGCAAGAAGAACATCGGGAGACCGCCCAAAAGCTTGTTTACATTGTTGCTTTGTTTCTTCTCCAATAACTGCGTGAAAATCTCTGACCAACATTGGATATGGATGTGGGCCTGCAACTGAACCGAGAATATAATGAGTCGTTTCAACATTAGTAACCCAATCCCGAATAGCTTCGCTGGTTGCATCTTTGAGTGTTGCTGTTCCACTTGTTACTGGCCTCACTGAGGCTCCAAGCAATTGCATTCGGAATACGTTTAAGGCTTGTCTTCTCATATCTTCTTTGCCCATATAGATAATGCACTCCAATCCAAAACGAGCGCAGACTGTCGCAGTTGCAACTCCATGCTGACCAGCTCCAGTTTCAGCAATAATTCTTTTTTTTCCCATCCGAATCGCAAGGAGAGCTTGCCCAAGTGCATTATTTATTTTGTGTGCACCTGTGTGATTTAAATCTTCTCTTTTAAGCCAAATCCTTGGACCTTTTAATGTATTTTTTCTGTAATGTTCAGTTAGTCTTGTGGCTTCATAAAGAGGAGTTGATCTTCCTACGTATGTTTTTAGTAAATGATTTAGTTCTGAATTGAATGAAGAATCTTTCCATGCTTCTTTAGCAGCTTGCTCTAATTCAATAAGAGCAGGTATTAAAGTTTCAGGAACATATTGCCCTCCATACTTACCAAATCGACCAAGAGCATTTGGCCTTGTTAAAGGAGATAAATCCGAATCTTTAAATTGTGTTGGGAGTGTACCTGTCACCTTAGATTAAGAAAATAATTACCAGCCAAAAAGCAAAAAATGTCCAAAGGTGGCTGGAGTGAGTTTAATGATCCTCTTAAGACAATAGGGAGTAACACTCAAAATAGTGTTACTCCTAAAGGAAAGCGACAAGTTCGTTTAGAAAGAACTCGATCTGGAAAAAAAGGAAAACTTGTTACTGTCATCAAAGGACTTGAATTAGAGCAAGTAGAGGCAAAAAAAATTCTTAAGAATTTAAAAATAGCTTGCGGAACAGGTGGGGCTGTTAAAGGTGATTTTTTAGAGTTACAAGGAGATCAAATATCAAAAGCTCAGAATTTTCTTTTAAAGGAGGGTTTTAGGCCAAAACAAAGTGGAGGTTAACAATAAACTGTGTCGATCAACATGGAGAATAGTAAACAATTAGTCTGCATTCATGGAACAAAACTCTAAAAGTCCTCTATCAAAAGCCACCAATATAGTTTGGCACCAATCTTCAGTTGATAGAGAAGCTAGATCTCAGCAAAGAGGACATCGCAGCGCAATACTTTGGTTTACAGGTCTATCTGGTTCTGGAAAAAGCACACTAGCCAATGCAGTAAATGTAGCTCTACACAAAGATGGTTATTCAACTTATGTTTTAGATGGTGACAACATCAGACATGGTTTATGCAAAGACTTGGGATTTTCTGATCTTGATAGGGAAGAAAATATCAGAAGAATTGGCGAAGTCTCTAAACTATTTCTTGACGCTGGAATCATTGTTTTAACTGCATTCGTATCTCCATTTAGAGTCGATCGCGATAATGCAAGATCTTTAGTTGGAGAGAATGATTTTATAGAAATATATTGTTCAGCTGATCTAGGGGTTTGTGAAACAAGAGATACAAAAGGGCTTTACGCCAAGGCAAGAAACGGAGACATCAAAGATTTTACTGGAATCTCAAGTCCTTATGAAGAACCTCAGTCTCCAGAATTGAAAATTGATACTGGAAATCTAGAGATTGATCAATGTGTAGATATAGTTACTAATTTGCTTGTTGAAAGAAAGATTATTTCAAAAATTGCTAAGTAAATTAGTAAGTTAATGGAAAATTAATTACATTTTTTCTAGATAAGTTATAGCTCCAATCTCTTTAAGTGTGTGATCTTTTTTAACGACAAGGTCGTGCAGCTCACATCTGTAGGCGTTTAATTTATTTTTTAATTCAGTATTGTTGATGGCTAAAATTTGAGTAGCCAAAAGGCCAGCATTTAGGCCCCCTTCTATGGCAACTGTTGCTACGGGGATGCCTGAGGGCATTTGCAAGATTGAATACATAGAATCTATCCCTGAAAGTGCCTTGCTCTTGACGGGAACGCCTATGACAGGAAGGGTTGTAAGAGATGCTATCATTCCTGGTAGATGAGCAGCCCCGCCAGCCCCAGCAATTATCACTCCAAAACCATTTGATTCTGCCATTTGAGCAAAATCCATCATTTCTTTTGGAGTCCTATGAGCAGACAGAATCCTTACTTCATTAGATATGCCAAATTGATCTAGAATTGCCACCGCAGGCTTAAGAGTTTTAAGATCTGAATCACTACCCATTACTACAGCTACTTGCTTAAATGTATTAGCTTCAGTTAAAGACAATTGTCAATTCTATAAATCTCATTTTTATAATGCCAATTATTTAAGAATTCTGCATTAATTATTTTTAGTTTTTAAGAAATGAGAAAAATTACAAACATTAAAGTACCTCAACCAGAGAAAAGTGAAGATGAAAAGAATTTATTTTCACTAGTTTTAGATGAACATGGAATTATTCTTTCTATTGATAAAACTTGCAAGAGGGAATCAAGCTATGAAGAAGATTGGCATGGAGATTGGCTAAGTCCTAGAGCCATTGATCTTCAAATGAATGGAGGTTTAGGGATCTCATTTACAGATTTAAATTTTAATAAAATACCTAAATTATTAACATTGCTTGATCAACTTTGGCTAGATGGAGTTGAAGGAATTTGTCCAACTTTTGTTAGTTGTTCTCTAGATCAATTTCAATTAGGAATGGAGGTCTTAAAGGAAACGAAAAAATATACTTCAACAAATCGATGTCGACTACTTGGCGCCCATATGGAAGGACCTTTTTTATGTGAGACATATTCTGGAGCACATGACACAGGAAGTATTTGTAGACCTAGTATTTCTGCCTTAAATGAGAGAATAAAGGGATTTGAGGACGACATAGCACTAATGACATTGGCTCCAGAATTAAAAGGTTCTTTGGATGTAATTTCTCGTCTAAGAGAATTAAATATCGTTGTCTCACTGGGACATTCTTCAGCTGATTTTGATTCAGCCATAAAAGCTTTTAATAATGGTGTGAGCATGATTACGCATACTTTTAATGCAATGAAAGGTTTACATCATCGAGCTATTGGACCTATAGGAGCGGCTGCAAGCAGAGACGATATTTTCCTAGGATTGATAGGTGATGGTGTTCATGTTCATTCAGATATGATTAGGCTTTTAAAGATACTTGCACCAAAGCAAATTGTTTTAGTTAGCGATGCAATATCAGCTTATGGTTTAGGAGATGGATCGTTTAATTGGGATAAACGCTTGATAACAGTAGAAAATGGTTTATGCAGACTTCCAAATGAAACAATTGCAGGATCCACTTTGCCTTTACTAGACGCATGCAAAAAAATAGCAAATTGGATTAATGATCCCTCTGCTGCTATTTGGATGGCAACACTTGCTCCACGTATGGTATTAAGTCAGAACAAAATGACTGCAAAATCTTTTTTTATTGGAAAAAATATTAAGTCTTTACTTAGATGGAAAATGAATTCTTGTAATCATCAGTTGTCTTGGCAGTTGGCTGCGTAAGATTGGTAAGAGGTAATTATCTGATTAAATGACAACGCAAATTGAGAAAAATGAAAAGGCGGAAGTCACTGAATATTTTAATGGGACTGGGTTTGATAGATGGAATCGAATATATAGCGAAAGTGATGATGTAAATAAAGTGCAAAAAAATATAAGGATAGGTCACCAAAAGACAGTTGATGATGTCATTAGTTGGTTGAAAGAGTATGACAATATCAAGGATAAAAGTTTTTGTGATGCTGGCTGTGGTGTTGGTAGTTTAAGTATTCCATTGGCAAAATTGGGTGCTAAATCAATTCATTTAAGTGATATTTCTGAAGCCATGATAAACGAGACAAAAAGTAGGGCAAAGGAAGAAGGTTTGGACTTCAATAAGCTGAATTTTCGAACATCTGATTTAGAAAATTTAAAAGGTTCATTTAATACAGTTATTTGCTTAGATGTTTTCATTCACTACCCTCAACGGGAGGCTGAGGCAATGGTGAAACATCTATGTGAATTATCTGATGAGAGATTAATTGTTAGTTTTGCACCATATACTCCTTTACTAGCCCTTTTGAAAGGTATTGGTCAGCTATTCCCTGGACCAAGTAAAACTACTAGGGCATATACATTAAGGGAGTCCGGAATTATCGAAGCTGCAAAGCAATCTGGCTTTAAAGTTGTCAAAAGCAAGTTGAATCAAGCTCCTTTTTATTTTTCGAAATTAATAGAATTTGTGAAATCCTAGAGAACTAAAATTTTAATTTTTCAAAACATATTTAGGTAACTAAATGATTTTCAAGTGCATATCTAACTAGTTCTGTTCTACTGGAAGTACCGGTTTTAATAAATAATCGACTCACATATTTCTCTACATTGCGGATAGAAGTCTCAAGTTGTCTTGCAATTTCTTTGTTCATTAAACCTTCCGCTACTAATTGCAAAACGCTTGCCTCTCTTGGGGTGAAATTAGGAATCGAATCATCTTTGCGTGAGTGGTTTTTATCCCCATGGCTAAGCATTGATTTTATTTCTGTAATCTGTTTTGCCATTTGGCCAACATCAGCATTAGCAAATCTGGCTGCTTCAGTTAATAGTCGCTCTTGCCGCAGAACTACATTCTTAACTCTTGCAACTAGCTCATCTGGATCAAATGGTTTTGGCATGTAATCGTCTACACCCGCTTGATAACCCTGAGTCCTATCAGCAGTCATACCTTTAGCAGTAAGGAAAATGACAGGTGTACCTCCAAGTCTTTCATCTTCTCTAATTTTTTTTAAAAGCCCATAACCATCACATCTAGGCATCATGACGTCACTGATAATTACATCAGGGATCATTTTTTGAGCTTTTTCCCATCCCTCTTCTCCATCGACAGCGGTTGTAACTTGAAATCCTTCATCTTCAAGATAGGCCTGAACAGCAGTTCTTAAACCGGGCTCGTCATCGACAAGTAATATCCTTGGAGTTTGAGAAACTTCTTGTGTTGATGGATTGGGGTCACTCATAAAATTGGACTTCTAGAGCTTTCAGGGATATTAACCTTTATTCCTCTCTTATTATTTAGATTAACGAATGAATCAATGGATAATAATCACCTAATTTTTGATTTTCAGTCTTCAACACCATGTTGTACGAAGGTTGTTGAGGAGATGGCTCCTTATTGGAATGAGTTGTGGGGTAATCCCTCTAATACTAATAATCGATCCGGTGTTTTTGCTTCAGCTGCAGTTGAAGTATCTCGTGAAAAAATAGCTTCATATTTGAATATCAATCCGAAAAGAATAATTTTCACGAGTGGGGCAACAGAAGCGAATAATTTGGGTTTAGTTGGACATGCAAGAGCTAAAGCACAACTGATTGGAAAACCTGGACATATAATTACCGTTTCAACTGAACATCATGCAGTCCTTGATCCGCTTAGGCAGCTTCAAAAAGAAGGGTTTCGCTTGACAGAATTGCAACCGAATAAAGAGGGTTTAATCAATATTGAACAACTTTCTGAAGCTTTTGAAAAAGATACTTTTCTGGTTAGCGTCATGGCTGCAAATAATGAGATAGGGGTTTTGCAACCTATTGGTGACATTGGGTCTTTTTGTAAGAGAAAGGGAATCGCTTTTCATTCTGATGCCGCTCAAGCCTTTGGATACTTAGATTTAGACCCCGATAAATTTCGCATTGATTTGATGAGTTTGAGTGCTCACAAAATCTATGGACCTAAAGGTATTGGGGCTTTGGTGATTAGGGAAGGATTTCCTCTTGAACCCTCTCAATATGGAGGAGGTCAGGAGCTTGGATTAAGATCTGGCACGCTCCCTGTCCCGTTAATTGTTGGCTTTGCAAAGGCAGTCGAAATAACAAAAAATGATCAGGATGAGAGGAACAAGAGACTTTTGTTTTTTAGAAACTTATTGTTGAGTGGATTAAAAAAGAATATTTCTGGATTGATAGTTAATGGATCTATTGATCAAAGATTGCCTCATAATCTCAATATCACTTTCCCTGGCGTGAAGGGAAGTCAATTGCATGGTCAATTAAGAAGGTTTATTTTTTGTACTAGTGGTTCAGCTTGTAGTAATGGTGAAGCTTCTCATGTTCTGCAGGAGATAGGGCTCAGCAAAAAAGATGCTGAGGCGTCAATAAGGATGAGTATTGGGAGAAATACTACGGAGAAAGATATCAATAAGGCTATTAATATTATTACGAATATAGTGATTAATCTTAGACAATAATTTAAGCCTAAGTTAAGAATTTCTTTGCAGAAATTCTTAACTTTGCACTTTTACTTCTTGGATTTAATTCTATCTCTTCTGGGCTTGCTCTGATAGGCTTTTTAGATAGTACTTTCAATCTATTGTCTGTCTTAAAGCTCGATTTTACTCTTCTATCTTCTAGTGAATGAAAACTCATTACCATAAATAATCCATTCTCTAACAACCAGTTTGGAGCTTTTAAAAGTAAACTTTCGAGAGAGCCTAATTCATTATTCACAGCTATTCTTAAAGCCTGAAAAGTTCTTGTTGAGGGATGAATTCGACCATATCTTTGCTTGGGGGGGAAGCAGCCTGCAATTGCATAAGAAAGGTCTTGAGTTCCAGAGTATGGTCCATTTTCAGCTAGATCATTTTTTATTTTTCTTGCAATACGCCTAGATCGTTTTTCTTCGCCTAATTCATATATTAAATCAGCTAGATTTTGCTCAGAGAGAGTTTCAATAAGTTCGGCTGCACTTGAACCCTCTTTGGGATTCATACGCATATCTATTGGACCATTTAAACGAAAGCTAAAACCTCGTGAAGGCTCATCAAGTTGATGACTACTAACGCCAAGATCCGCTAGGACACAAATGGCTTGTTCGTGATGTGAAAAGTCTGCGAAGTTTGTAGAGATTATTTCTATTCTTGTTCCGAATTTAATTAATTTTTTTGATGCTGCTTTTATAGCCATTGGGTCTTGATCCAGCCCAATAATTTTGATTCCAGGGAAATTTTCGAGTATTTGAGCGGAATGTCCCCCGCCTCCAATGGTTGCATCAATAATTAATCCTTTTTTTGTTAATTCACTTGGTAATTCCTTTAATGATCGAATTATTTCTTTCCCCATTACAGGGATATGATTAAAGTTAGAACTTGAACTAATTGGCACTTCTTTCATAAGTTTTTACTAGTATCTAGACATTGCTTTGGTTGGGCCCAATGACGCAGCTTGAAACGCGTACTGAGCCAATGGTGGTCAACTTTGGGCCACATCATCCATCAATGCATGGGGTATTGCGATTAGTAGTAACCCTTGATGGAGAGGATGTTGTTGATTGTGAACCAGTTATTGGTTACTTGCATCGAGGGATGGAGAAAATTGCTGAGAATAGAACAAACGTTATGTTTGTTCCTTACGTGAGTCGCATGGATTATGCGGCTGGTATGTTTTATGAAGCCATTGTTGTTAATGCCCCTGAGCGTTTAGCAAATATAAAGGTACCCAAGAGAGCAAGTTATATCAGAGCGATAATGCTTGAGTTGAATAGGATCGCTAACCATTTGCTTTGGTTAGGTCCATTTTTGGCTGATGTCGGAGCTCAAACTCCTTTCTTTTATATTTTTAGAGAAAGAGAGATGATTTACGATTTATGGGAGGCTGCAACTGGTCAGAGATTGATTAATAATAATTATTTCCGTATTGGTGGCGTTGCATGTGATTTGCCTTGGGGTTGGTTAGAAAAATGCAAAGATTTTTGTGACTGGTTTGGTCCAAAAATTGATGAGTATGAAAAATTGATTACTAATAATCCTATTTTTCGTAGACGTATAGAAGGTTTAGGAGTTATAGGAAAAGAGCAAGCGATTAACTGGAGTCTTTCTGGCCCAATGCTTAGGGCGGCAGGTGTCCCGTGGGATTTGAGAAAGGTAGATCATTATGAATGCTATGACGATTTTGAATGGGATATTGCATGGGAGAAAGAGGGTGATTGTTATGCAAGATATAGAGTTCGTATTGAAGAAATGAGACAGTCATTAAAAATATTACGACAAGCTTGTGAGATGATTCCTGGGGGGCCAACAGAAAATCTTGAGGCACAAAGAACAGTTGAGGGAAAAAAAGGTGATTTATCGGGCTTTGATTATCAATATGTAGCCAAGAAAGTTGCACCGACTTTTAAGATTCCTAATGGTGAATTATATACACGCCTTGAGTCTGGAAAAGGAGAGATAGGAGTATTTATTCAAGGTAATAATGATGTAACCCCTTGGCGGTTTAAAATTAGAGCAGCTGACTCAAATAATTTGCAGATACTTCCTCACATACTGAAGGGAGCCAAGGTCGCTGATATAATGGCAATCTTAGGTTCGATTGATGTGATTATGGGTTCTGTTGATAGATAGGTTTTTGGACAAGCGTAATCCTAGAGAATGGTTATGTTTGAAACGAACAGTTCGTTTTGGTGAAACAGATGCTGCAGGTGTGGTTCACTTTCTTGAATTATTTAGATGGTGTCATGAAACTTGGGAAGAAAGTTTAGAAAAATATGGAATAGCTTTGAAAGATATTTTTCCTACAAACGAAATCAATACAAGCCAACTAGATGTAGCTTTACCAGTTGTTCATTGTGAAGCAAATTATTTTCAACCACTTTATGTTGGAGATACTATAAATATTGAACTTGAAACAGAGAAGATAAATGAGTCTTCATTCGTACTTCGATTTAAATTTAAAAAGAATGGAGAGCAAATCGGTTCGACAAATATAAAACATGTATCGATAAATCCAATTACTAGAAAAAAATGTGCATTATCTAAACAAATAAATTTGTGGCTTCATGAATCTAGTTCGAATTTTTAGTTAATAGGTTTATTAAAGGCTATCCAATCTTGCCATTTTTTTATTTCCCATTTTTTATTGATATTTCTTGAAAGTTTTGGACAATCGTACCAGTTCAGTGGTTTTTTGGATGGTTGCCAGTCTTCAATGAGATCATTCAGAAGTGAAATGATTGGATATCTGTTTAGTTCTTTCTCTTTGAATTTTGTTAAGGCAACTAAACGTTGTCCCCATTTCTTGTCACTAACTCCTAGTACAAAAATATCTTTAATTGGGATTTGATTTTTTGAGATTATTTTCATTAATTCCATTTCGATATCTTCTGGAAAAATCGTTTCACCGCCCGAATTTATAGCTGAATCTCTTCTACCTAGGATTTGTATTGCTTTTCTATTGTCGAGAGTGATGTATTGCGCTAGATCGCCTGCTTCCCACCATCCATATGAGTCTTTAATTGATTCGAATTTATTATTCTTCCATTTTGAAGTTGCAATTCTACTGGTTTTAATCTTAAGTGAATTTCTTTTGTTGATTTCTATCTCAACATCTTCGAGAGGGAACCCAACACTATTACTTCCATTTAAAAAGTCTTTAGGACTAAGGCAAGTCACCATTGCTACTGTTTCGGTGGCCCCATAACAAGGAGCTAGATTAATAGACTTTCTGCGTGCTTTTTCAGCAAGGTCTATAGGAATGGAAGCTCCTCCAACCCATATCACAGCAAGGGATTGAAGCCATTTCAAACCATCAGTATTATCTATCAAAGATAATAATTGAGTTGGAACTAGGGATGTAATTAATGGACGTCTATGTTTATTAGTTAATGCTTCACTAAATTGCTTAAGTTGAAGTGGTTTATGCATTATAGAATTTGAAATCCAGTAATACCCAGATCCCCAAGTCTGATGTCTCCACCAAGGCATGAAACCACTTATATGATGCAAAGGTAGTGAATTGAGAATGATGCATTCATTTGGCTTAAGGCCATGATTCTTTAACCACTTTCCGGTTGATAAAGCCGAATTAGTGAGATTTTTAAGTGATTGGAAACAAAGATTTGGCCCTCCAAGGCTGCCCCCGCTTGAAATGATTATTCCTTCTCCTTCAGGTAAGGTTGACGATGTGGGGATTTTCGTTTGATCTTTTGGAGGCGCTAGATACACCCAGTTATGCTTTTCAAAATTCTTTAAAATTTCTTTTGAACAGTCCAGGTTTTTTTCAGGAATACATTCTACAACTGCAATTTTGGTCATACGGCTTCCCAGACTAATTTCGGATTGTTGTTGAAGAGTGGGCCTTTTGGGCACCATCCAGGTGCAAGTCCAGGTGCACAAGGATTTCCCCCTTTGACTTGTCTGGCAGCGAGGTGATTAACCCACCTTCTCCCAATACCAGTTTCAAAAGCTGTGCTTATGACTGTTTGACTATCTTCTTGTTCTATTTCTTTTAACAGTAATCTCGGATCACCATCTAATGCAGGGCGACGTATTTGCCAACTTTTCCATGTTTTTCGTAAATATGGAAATTCAACCAAAGATTCATCTAGTGCGATTGGAATTTGAGTGGCCAATGAAAATAAACCTTCAATATCTTTTGATGGGAGTGGCTGTTCAATCCATTCCAAACGAGGTTCGTTTTTGAGTTCGTTAATCCATTCTTGTGCTTTTTGGCGACTCCAACCTCCATTTGGATCAATTCTAAGTTTAAAATTATTTGGTAAAATGTCTAAGATTTTTTGTAATATTTTTTCTTCCTTAAAGTTATTTTCTAGGTGAGATACCTTCCATTTTATTGTACAAGAACTTTTCTTCTCATTTGATTCATCTACATATTTACGTATTGACTCTAATGGATCAATATCTGTAGGTAAAAGATAAGCTGATTTTGCGACGTCAAAACCTTCAAGATTTATTTTCCTTTGAGTGAGACTTTCTAAATCGGCTAAGCAGGACCCTAATCCGAAAGCAAGTGCGCCTGGCAATTCAAATAAATAATTTTCTATTGAATCTTTTGTAGTTTGTTTCCCAATAAAATCAAGACTTTCGATACTTTTTTCTAATTCCTTTTTCTCAATAGGTGAAACTTCCCCCCATCCGCAATTTCCATTTGAGTCTTTTATTTGCAACAATAAACCTACCTTGTTATGAATAATTCCTTGCGAGGTTATTAATTTTCTTGTTAGTTGAAATGAAAATGGCTTGATATTAATTATTAATTTCATGATTCAATAAAATCAAAAATTAATTATAAAAAAATGAGGATATAGCAAAACCTATACTCAAGCATAAACCATTAATTGTCTGAAAGCGTAAAGCTAAAAACTTACTGTTTTTAATACGCTCAGGTTGGTTGTGATGTCTTTTAATTAATTTAATAAGATCTAATCCTGAAGGAAGGCTAATTAAACATATAAGAGTCGTTATTGGCCATATTCCAAGTAGTACAGGTAGTAATTCTAATAAAAATATTAGACCAACGAACCACGGTAAAAATTCTGCCGCTCGATGAGTGCCTAAAATAACTAAGGGTGATTTTTTACCGACAGCAGCATCTTGATTGATTTGATGAAAATGCGAACAGAATAGAACTAAAGTGGTCGCCATGGCGGGACCTGCTCCAACAATTAGTGCAGTTCCCCAGGGGATGATATCAAAATTAGATTTTGGAGAAATAACAATTAGTGCTGCAGCTGTCGCAAGTGGTCCAAATGCAATCCAGCAAAGGGGTTCTCCCAGCCCCTTATACCCCAGTCTAAATGGTGGCCCTTGATATAAATATCCAAGGAAACAACAAATTATGACTAAAAAAAGTACTGTTATTTTACTTTTTAGAGCGAGGATAAATATTATAAATAAACCTAATAAAAGAGAAAAATATGCAACTCGACTTACAGTGCTTTTACTACCAGTTAAAGCTACTACCGAGTGGAATTTGTATTTGTCAACACCAGTTTCATCGTCAAAAAGATCATTGGTAAGGTTTTCCCAAAGCAAGATCAAGATTGAGGCAATTAGAAAACCGATGAATTGTCCCACCCGAATATTGCCGCTATTTCCTAGCTCCCATCCTGCAGATACAATTACGGGCATTATTGCGACTGAATACAGTGGCCACTTAATTGCAGCTTGCCAAAGATGTTTTCTTTCAGTTGTAGAAGACTTCACTGATAAACTAATCCTTCCTGTTTGTTTCTTGGTGTATCCCTTAAGACTAGGCAGCAGTTCAAGCATTGGTTTATTTATTTATAAAGGGTCTAATTGGTTATGAATTTAGAACCCGTCTTTAGTGAGCTTTTAGTTAGTTCTCTTCAGAAATGGAGTAAAAGAAAAGTTGATGAATGTATCTTGAGCATTTCTGTTCCTGTAAGTCAAACAGATCCTTTAACGACATTACCTTTAATTGCTGAAAAACATCAGTTTAGGTTTCTTTGGGATCTCTCTCCCAGATTGTGCCTTTCTGCCGGAGGTCATTGTCAATCTTTGGATTTATCTGGACCAAAGAGGTTTGAAAATGCACAAAGATTTAGTGATGAGATTTTTACTCGATTGATAGATATTTCTCCAAGTCCAGTATTTTCAGCATCAAGGATTTTATTTTCATTTTCTTTCTTTGATCAAATTAAAAGTAATGAAAAATCAATAGATGATAAATTTTCCCTTCAGGCTGTTTTGCCTAAGTGGCAATTAACCGCAAAAGATGGATTAACATGGCTACGTTTAAATTCAGTTGCCCAAAATCCTTCAGATGTTCGTGAAGCCATA from Prochlorococcus marinus XMU1408 includes these protein-coding regions:
- the rsmH gene encoding 16S rRNA (cytosine(1402)-N(4))-methyltransferase RsmH is translated as MKEVPISSSSNFNHIPVMGKEIIRSLKELPSELTKKGLIIDATIGGGGHSAQILENFPGIKIIGLDQDPMAIKAASKKLIKFGTRIEIISTNFADFSHHEQAICVLADLGVSSHQLDEPSRGFSFRLNGPIDMRMNPKEGSSAAELIETLSEQNLADLIYELGEEKRSRRIARKIKNDLAENGPYSGTQDLSYAIAGCFPPKQRYGRIHPSTRTFQALRIAVNNELGSLESLLLKAPNWLLENGLFMVMSFHSLEDRRVKSSFKTDNRLKVLSKKPIRASPEEIELNPRSKSAKLRISAKKFLT
- a CDS encoding acyl-CoA thioesterase gives rise to the protein MDKRNPREWLCLKRTVRFGETDAAGVVHFLELFRWCHETWEESLEKYGIALKDIFPTNEINTSQLDVALPVVHCEANYFQPLYVGDTINIELETEKINESSFVLRFKFKKNGEQIGSTNIKHVSINPITRKKCALSKQINLWLHESSSNF
- a CDS encoding AMP-binding protein, whose translation is MTKIAVVECIPEKNLDCSKEILKNFEKHNWVYLAPPKDQTKIPTSSTLPEGEGIIISSGGSLGGPNLCFQSLKNLTNSALSTGKWLKNHGLKPNECIILNSLPLHHISGFMPWWRHQTWGSGYYWISNSIMHKPLQLKQFSEALTNKHRRPLITSLVPTQLLSLIDNTDGLKWLQSLAVIWVGGASIPIDLAEKARRKSINLAPCYGATETVAMVTCLSPKDFLNGSNSVGFPLEDVEIEINKRNSLKIKTSRIATSKWKNNKFESIKDSYGWWEAGDLAQYITLDNRKAIQILGRRDSAINSGGETIFPEDIEMELMKIISKNQIPIKDIFVLGVSDKKWGQRLVALTKFKEKELNRYPIISLLNDLIEDWQPSKKPLNWYDCPKLSRNINKKWEIKKWQDWIAFNKPIN
- the menC gene encoding o-succinylbenzoate synthase, with the protein product MKLIINIKPFSFQLTRKLITSQGIIHNKVGLLLQIKDSNGNCGWGEVSPIEKKELEKSIESLDFIGKQTTKDSIENYLFELPGALAFGLGSCLADLESLTQRKINLEGFDVAKSAYLLPTDIDPLESIRKYVDESNEKKSSCTIKWKVSHLENNFKEEKILQKILDILPNNFKLRIDPNGGWSRQKAQEWINELKNEPRLEWIEQPLPSKDIEGLFSLATQIPIALDESLVEFPYLRKTWKSWQIRRPALDGDPRLLLKEIEQEDSQTVISTAFETGIGRRWVNHLAARQVKGGNPCAPGLAPGWCPKGPLFNNNPKLVWEAV
- a CDS encoding NAD(P)H-quinone oxidoreductase subunit H yields the protein MTQLETRTEPMVVNFGPHHPSMHGVLRLVVTLDGEDVVDCEPVIGYLHRGMEKIAENRTNVMFVPYVSRMDYAAGMFYEAIVVNAPERLANIKVPKRASYIRAIMLELNRIANHLLWLGPFLADVGAQTPFFYIFREREMIYDLWEAATGQRLINNNYFRIGGVACDLPWGWLEKCKDFCDWFGPKIDEYEKLITNNPIFRRRIEGLGVIGKEQAINWSLSGPMLRAAGVPWDLRKVDHYECYDDFEWDIAWEKEGDCYARYRVRIEEMRQSLKILRQACEMIPGGPTENLEAQRTVEGKKGDLSGFDYQYVAKKVAPTFKIPNGELYTRLESGKGEIGVFIQGNNDVTPWRFKIRAADSNNLQILPHILKGAKVADIMAILGSIDVIMGSVDR
- the menA gene encoding 2-carboxy-1,4-naphthoquinone phytyltransferase → MLELLPSLKGYTKKQTGRISLSVKSSTTERKHLWQAAIKWPLYSVAIMPVIVSAGWELGNSGNIRVGQFIGFLIASILILLWENLTNDLFDDETGVDKYKFHSVVALTGSKSTVSRVAYFSLLLGLFIIFILALKSKITVLFLVIICCFLGYLYQGPPFRLGYKGLGEPLCWIAFGPLATAAALIVISPKSNFDIIPWGTALIVGAGPAMATTLVLFCSHFHQINQDAAVGKKSPLVILGTHRAAEFLPWFVGLIFLLELLPVLLGIWPITTLICLISLPSGLDLIKLIKRHHNQPERIKNSKFLALRFQTINGLCLSIGFAISSFFYN